A window of Tautonia plasticadhaerens contains these coding sequences:
- a CDS encoding bifunctional DNA primase/polymerase — protein sequence MDDQTAEGNAAPTATLRWVTDALDLARLGLRVFPLRAGTKKPLFKSYRKRATLDPVVIRAWGDAHGDCNLGVMIEPGLVVLDVDPRNGGAESLRSLLAAHRSFRTVEALTGSGGSHYLFRVGKGDRIRSKTNWRPGLDILSEGKYFVVEPSTHPDTGKEYVWLRHPGQGIGNLPPWLLDLLPKRSRRSRTGSSRRPTSGKKAGDFDRLLEFVVNSFPIDAYGQRHDRMRDAVCSLVCRGDDDDLIVPVMMIWWEHFHSLGRVRTGRAGMSRELLACLRCTRDNPDLEAIEGAVWHRVRCASICLDRSQRRQMKSPILVDPLGCKSLSSAGRGKVPRPQTCKNLTQIGDILCESEDEAAFVESLIVHVTHRRLDLGEIEVRMTDDFLRQIAAERRPTDWRPWCDKQMDRLKAKYFWRPGRGGRPARPATRFELLRVIETGTPTRGSRPARPSIYRTTGIEALLAPEAVQATAGSRHLAARLDLPSTGNKEAA from the coding sequence ATGGACGACCAGACCGCCGAGGGGAACGCCGCGCCCACGGCAACCTTGCGCTGGGTCACCGACGCCCTCGATCTGGCCCGGCTCGGCCTCCGGGTCTTCCCCTTGAGGGCGGGCACGAAGAAGCCGCTGTTCAAGAGCTACAGAAAGCGAGCGACACTCGATCCGGTTGTCATCCGGGCCTGGGGCGACGCACACGGCGACTGCAACCTGGGCGTGATGATCGAACCTGGCCTGGTCGTCCTTGACGTGGACCCCAGGAATGGCGGGGCGGAGTCCTTGCGGTCACTGCTCGCGGCTCACCGATCGTTCCGCACGGTCGAGGCGCTGACCGGCTCGGGGGGCAGTCACTACCTGTTCCGGGTCGGCAAGGGGGACCGCATCCGGTCGAAGACCAATTGGCGCCCAGGGCTCGACATCCTGAGCGAGGGGAAGTACTTCGTCGTCGAGCCGAGCACCCACCCCGACACGGGCAAGGAGTACGTCTGGCTTCGGCACCCCGGCCAGGGCATCGGGAATCTACCCCCCTGGTTGCTTGACCTGCTTCCGAAGCGGAGCCGTCGGAGTAGGACCGGCTCCTCGCGTCGTCCCACGTCCGGGAAGAAGGCCGGCGACTTCGATCGACTGCTGGAGTTCGTCGTCAACAGCTTCCCGATCGACGCCTACGGCCAGCGCCACGACCGGATGAGGGACGCCGTCTGTTCGCTCGTCTGCCGGGGCGACGACGACGACCTCATCGTGCCGGTCATGATGATCTGGTGGGAACACTTTCACTCGCTCGGCCGGGTCCGCACCGGCCGAGCGGGCATGAGCCGCGAACTCCTCGCCTGTCTGCGGTGCACCCGGGACAATCCCGATCTGGAGGCCATCGAGGGGGCGGTATGGCACCGCGTTCGATGCGCCTCGATCTGCCTGGATCGCAGTCAGCGGCGTCAGATGAAATCGCCGATCCTGGTCGATCCGCTCGGCTGCAAATCGCTCTCGTCCGCCGGGAGAGGAAAGGTCCCCAGACCCCAAACTTGTAAGAACCTGACACAAATCGGCGACATCTTATGCGAATCGGAGGACGAGGCGGCCTTCGTCGAGTCGTTGATCGTGCATGTCACGCACCGTCGGCTCGACTTGGGCGAGATTGAGGTCCGTATGACCGACGACTTCCTGCGCCAGATCGCCGCCGAACGCCGGCCGACGGACTGGCGTCCCTGGTGCGACAAGCAGATGGACCGGCTCAAGGCCAAGTACTTCTGGAGGCCGGGTCGCGGTGGCCGTCCTGCTCGGCCAGCCACACGATTCGAGTTGTTGCGGGTGATCGAGACAGGCACCCCCACCAGGGGGAGCCGGCCAGCCAGGCCCTCGATCTACCGGACCACAGGCATCGAAGCCCTGCTGGCCCCGGAGGCGGTCCAGGCGACGGCCGGTTCTCGGCACCTTGCGGCACGCCTCGACCTCCCGTCCACGGGCAACAAGGAAGCCGCTTGA
- a CDS encoding helix-turn-helix domain-containing protein produces MDIESKLDELILMVRMLDSKLARQTIKEVYSTEEFAELAGLKPKTVRDYCAEGRLKGTKKRSGHGRSKEWAISHAELERFQRDGLLPRQQGVDRLPALAGV; encoded by the coding sequence ATGGACATCGAATCGAAGTTGGACGAACTCATCCTCATGGTGCGGATGCTTGATTCCAAGCTCGCCCGCCAAACCATCAAGGAGGTCTACTCGACCGAGGAGTTCGCGGAACTCGCGGGCCTGAAACCGAAGACCGTCCGGGACTATTGCGCCGAGGGCCGCTTGAAGGGCACCAAGAAGCGCAGTGGCCACGGACGGTCGAAGGAGTGGGCGATCTCGCACGCCGAACTGGAACGATTCCAGCGTGACGGACTGCTACCCCGCCAGCAGGGCGTCGATCGGCTTCCCGCCCTTGCCGGGGTGTAG
- a CDS encoding hydantoinase/oxoprolinase family protein, producing MSPPDAVARPTWLGLDIGGANIKAAHSGGQARSLPFELWKRPSELPDALARVGGLLPAADRIAVTMTAELCDCFATKSEGVSAVLGAVWKAFPGRPIRVWGTDGRFHTMEESVKQPDLPAASNWLALATLAARLLPEGPGILIDVGSTTADLIPLLDGRPAARGRTDTDRLQAGELLYAGVRRTPIMALATELPHRGRPTGLAAELFASTLDVYLTLGDLPPDPTDDSTADGRPATLPAALDRLARMVGADRDRFTPEDARAFALAADEALMARLAASAERACLETVGRPRGAVVSGSGSFLARRLAARLLPEGAPVLSLDDTWGPLASTAGCAYALVVLAGERDGESPG from the coding sequence ATGAGCCCGCCCGACGCGGTCGCCCGCCCGACCTGGCTGGGCCTGGACATCGGCGGCGCGAACATCAAGGCGGCCCACTCCGGCGGCCAGGCCCGTTCGCTCCCCTTCGAACTCTGGAAACGCCCGTCCGAGCTGCCCGACGCCCTCGCCCGGGTCGGCGGGCTGCTGCCGGCGGCCGACCGCATCGCCGTGACGATGACGGCAGAGCTGTGCGACTGCTTCGCCACCAAGTCCGAGGGGGTCTCCGCGGTGCTCGGCGCCGTCTGGAAGGCGTTCCCCGGCCGGCCGATCCGGGTCTGGGGGACCGACGGCCGCTTCCACACCATGGAGGAGTCCGTCAAGCAGCCCGACCTGCCCGCCGCCTCCAACTGGCTCGCCCTGGCCACCCTCGCCGCCCGGCTCCTGCCCGAGGGGCCGGGGATCCTCATCGACGTCGGCTCGACCACCGCCGACCTGATCCCCCTGCTCGACGGCCGACCCGCCGCCCGGGGCCGCACCGACACCGATCGCCTCCAGGCCGGCGAGCTGCTCTACGCCGGGGTCCGCCGCACACCGATTATGGCCCTCGCCACCGAGCTGCCCCATCGGGGCCGCCCGACCGGACTGGCCGCCGAGCTGTTCGCCTCGACCCTGGACGTCTACCTCACCCTGGGCGACCTCCCCCCCGACCCCACCGACGACTCCACCGCCGACGGCCGACCGGCCACCCTCCCGGCGGCGCTCGACCGCCTGGCCCGGATGGTCGGCGCCGACCGGGACCGCTTCACCCCCGAGGACGCCCGGGCCTTCGCCCTCGCCGCCGACGAGGCCCTGATGGCCCGGCTCGCCGCGTCCGCCGAACGCGCCTGCCTCGAGACCGTCGGACGCCCCCGGGGTGCCGTCGTCTCCGGCTCCGGCAGCTTCCTCGCCCGACGCCTCGCCGCCCGGCTCCTCCCCGAGGGTGCCCCCGTCCTCTCCCTCGACGACACCTGGGGCCCCCTGGCCTCCACCGCCGGATGTGCCTACGCCCTGGTCGTGCTCGCCGGCGAGCGGGATGGGGAGTCGCCCGGCTGA
- a CDS encoding tyrosine-type recombinase/integrase, with translation MAWHEFDSKSGFYRIRFRFAGTKFNLSKTLKITDVDRAHACCETVEETIRLLKRGVLRIPDGVDPGEFIVSGGRLTEPLKPNKPVTKPKTLTDLFNAYVEEMGAIEGREGTSETEGYHIAHLSTPDLLGGDRIIDEVTADDIQRYVNARSKQWWRGRLISRDTIEKELATLGTIWRWGGRRGLVAVPPPWRLRDLTLPFAKVKPQFRTSEQIERKLKRGGLTEQERREQWDCLYLTGEEIEEVLDLVQANATAPFIYPMFAFVALTGARRGELLRSQIDDFDFEAGSVTIQGTKGRQRTQIVAREVDIHPRLRDVMTGWFAHHPGGQHTLCKADGSPLTVHEANHHFDQPLKGSKWQVIKGFHVFRHSFASILASRGVDQRYIDKYLGHQTEEMKKRYQHLHPGKGGKPIDALLAG, from the coding sequence ATGGCCTGGCACGAGTTCGACTCAAAGAGCGGCTTCTACCGCATCCGCTTCCGGTTCGCCGGCACGAAGTTCAACCTCTCGAAGACCCTCAAGATCACGGACGTGGACAGGGCCCACGCCTGCTGTGAGACCGTCGAGGAGACAATCCGCCTGCTCAAGCGGGGCGTCCTCCGCATCCCCGACGGCGTCGATCCCGGCGAGTTCATCGTCAGCGGCGGCAGGCTCACCGAACCGCTCAAGCCGAACAAGCCCGTGACCAAGCCCAAGACCCTGACCGACCTCTTCAACGCTTACGTCGAGGAGATGGGGGCCATCGAGGGGCGGGAGGGAACGTCGGAGACTGAGGGCTACCACATCGCCCATCTTTCCACCCCGGACCTCCTCGGCGGCGACCGAATCATCGACGAGGTCACCGCCGACGACATCCAGCGGTACGTCAACGCTCGATCGAAGCAGTGGTGGCGTGGTCGTTTGATCAGTCGCGATACGATCGAGAAGGAGTTGGCGACGCTGGGCACCATCTGGCGATGGGGGGGCCGTCGTGGGCTGGTCGCCGTGCCTCCCCCTTGGCGGCTCCGGGACCTCACCCTCCCGTTCGCGAAGGTGAAGCCCCAGTTCAGGACTTCCGAGCAGATCGAACGGAAGCTCAAGCGAGGGGGCCTGACCGAGCAGGAGCGGCGCGAGCAGTGGGACTGCCTCTACCTGACCGGCGAGGAGATCGAGGAGGTCCTCGACCTCGTCCAGGCCAATGCCACGGCACCGTTCATCTACCCCATGTTCGCCTTCGTGGCCCTCACTGGCGCGCGGCGGGGCGAGTTGCTCCGATCCCAGATCGACGACTTCGACTTCGAGGCGGGCTCGGTGACGATCCAGGGCACCAAGGGACGACAGCGAACCCAAATCGTGGCTCGCGAGGTTGACATCCATCCTCGGCTGCGTGATGTAATGACGGGCTGGTTCGCCCATCATCCCGGCGGCCAGCACACGCTCTGCAAGGCCGACGGGTCTCCCTTGACCGTGCACGAGGCCAACCACCACTTCGACCAGCCGTTGAAGGGGTCGAAGTGGCAGGTGATCAAGGGCTTCCACGTCTTCCGTCACAGCTTCGCCAGCATCCTGGCCTCCCGAGGCGTGGATCAGCGCTACATCGACAAGTACCTCGGGCACCAGACCGAGGAGATGAAGAAGCGCTACCAGCACCTACACCCCGGCAAGGGCGGGAAGCCGATCGACGCCCTGCTGGCGGGGTAG
- a CDS encoding HisA/HisF-related TIM barrel protein, with protein MRVIPVLDLKSGLAVAAIAGDRDRYGLIRGAPEGCNPLAWARRFRDLLHASGVPGAPALYVADLDAIEGQPPHLELFSEIAGQGVSPWVDAGVRTPDDAPNLLASGVEVIVVGLETVAGPGALAAIVEGAGPDRVCFGLDLHRGRPLVETLDAWGTADPLELCRRAVDLGARTVMVLDLARIGTGRGTGTEPLIRAIRSACPPGLRLIAGGGVSGPEDLNRLGQAGAAAALVGSALRDGRLSPADLRALALGAPCFPRPPGVDAWPG; from the coding sequence ATGCGGGTCATCCCCGTGCTCGACCTCAAGTCCGGGCTGGCCGTGGCCGCGATCGCCGGCGATCGGGACCGCTACGGCCTGATCCGGGGGGCCCCGGAGGGCTGCAACCCCCTGGCCTGGGCCCGCCGGTTCCGCGACCTGCTGCACGCCTCGGGCGTCCCGGGCGCCCCGGCATTGTACGTCGCCGACCTGGATGCGATCGAGGGGCAACCGCCGCACCTGGAGCTGTTCTCGGAGATCGCCGGGCAGGGGGTCTCCCCCTGGGTCGACGCCGGGGTCCGGACGCCGGACGACGCCCCCAACCTGCTGGCCAGCGGGGTCGAGGTGATCGTCGTCGGCCTGGAGACGGTCGCCGGCCCCGGCGCGCTGGCGGCGATCGTCGAGGGGGCCGGGCCCGATCGCGTCTGCTTCGGGCTCGACCTGCATCGCGGCCGCCCGCTGGTCGAGACACTCGACGCCTGGGGGACCGCCGACCCGCTGGAACTCTGCCGGAGGGCCGTCGACCTGGGGGCCCGGACCGTGATGGTGCTGGACCTGGCCCGGATCGGCACCGGCCGGGGCACCGGGACCGAGCCGCTGATCAGGGCGATCCGATCGGCCTGCCCCCCCGGGCTCCGCCTGATCGCCGGGGGGGGCGTCTCCGGCCCCGAGGACCTGAACCGACTCGGCCAGGCGGGGGCCGCCGCCGCCCTGGTGGGCTCGGCCCTCCGGGACGGCCGCCTCTCCCCCGCCGACCTCCGCGCCCTCGCCCTCGGGGCCCCCTGCTTCCCCCGGCCCCCCGGCGTCGACGCGTGGCCCGGCTGA
- a CDS encoding zinc-ribbon domain-containing protein, with translation MSIVPRRTLPLSITHPQLVAEWHPERNGDLTPEHLTAGSNRKVWWRCLRDPAHEWEAQVNNRTHGGQQCPHCANRRVSEANSLATLYPEVAAQWHPTANGDLRPEAIIAGSNTVVTWACPAGPDHVWRTRVVERTTGGKGCPFCAGRRASVTNSLASLFPALAAEWHPERNGDLTPDGVVAGSHRKAWWRCSKDPEHVWQATVVDRTTRGIGCPNCGGRVATATNSLAGQFPAVAAEWHPTRNGGLTPDRVLPRAGTKVWWTCPEGPDHEWEATVANRTSGRTGCPCCAGRHASVTNSLATLHPDLAAQWHPEKNGDLTPDRVVAGSNTPAWWTCPEGPDHEWRASPANRTKLGRGCPCCAGQRASADNSLATRYPEVAHGWHPTRNGDLTPDRVAAGSTRRAWWRCSKDPSHEWEAMIYTRTLGDSGCPTCKKGWTVGAIRGLVASLVEHLSAFTPAELYLLFQQNGLIGSTGKGKAFADALATGRFPADELGKFVRSEPSLVDEFLADPTRSLGDGEPEDEDGEARALAVLPEGSIDGTDGPAATSEAEGLPTIETSRVLAALDHAVVSSADAEAVEFLVASGVAKLWAHAFLDEDEAVAQAEDFHGGAFAERVKGRFLDEHRRARNLAIPEGYAFALDGRPVAPNLMQRLVAVQVRDDRRVGNWSGTGAGKTLSAVLASRAAGCRTTVVCCPNAVVEGWRDVIIAAFPGSLVAIKTFEPGWPAGDQGRPRYLVLNYEMLQQPDSAARVGDLIGRGPIDLVIIDEVHFAKQRAAEDMTLRRRNLFALMSLAAEDNPGLRVLGMSATPVINNLQEGRSLVELVTGAEHAELETRATLPNCMRLHQRLTTLGIRWMPRCDAVYQQVEVPVDCSAYLDEIRALGRKNGNPLSLEQVLTRARMPVIRAQVRPKTLIYTHYVQGIDRLLYDALAADGWRVGFYTGDDKSGLEGFVSGDVDVLIGSAAIGVGVDGLQRVCNRLIVAVLPWTGADFEQLKGRVFRQGQRQGSVTMVLPITYAEVGGQRWSWCESRLNRLRFKKSLADAAVDGVVPEEPLRTPAQAYQDVMGWLDRLDSGQVEAITRTPIRVPLPPTDETGVRRRRHGDFTKMNQVWGRMASDALHRRLQADPGEWAHYHAMYRAAREDWAIVPAEELIRWCRRRSGYVIGDFGCGEAMLANALSDLHVVHSFDHVAIDDSVVACDMAHVPLEDESLDLAVFSLSLMGADPTGYLREAHRTLKLDGELHVVEPTSRFTDRDRFTRDLTRLGFDVVRVEDWWKFTHIRALKTDGTPQDGAAITF, from the coding sequence ATGTCTATCGTACCCCGTCGCACCCTCCCCCTGTCGATCACCCACCCCCAACTGGTCGCCGAATGGCACCCGGAACGCAACGGCGACCTGACGCCCGAGCACCTGACCGCCGGCTCCAACCGCAAGGTCTGGTGGCGTTGCCTCAGGGACCCGGCCCACGAATGGGAGGCCCAGGTCAACAACCGGACCCACGGCGGACAGCAATGCCCCCACTGCGCCAATCGTCGCGTCTCTGAGGCCAATTCCTTGGCGACGCTCTACCCCGAGGTCGCCGCCCAGTGGCACCCGACCGCCAACGGTGACCTGCGGCCCGAGGCGATCATCGCCGGCTCGAACACAGTCGTCACCTGGGCCTGCCCGGCCGGGCCCGACCACGTCTGGCGAACGCGGGTCGTCGAGCGGACGACGGGAGGCAAGGGTTGCCCCTTCTGCGCCGGCCGCAGGGCATCGGTCACCAACTCGCTGGCGAGCCTCTTCCCCGCCCTGGCCGCCGAGTGGCACCCCGAGCGCAACGGTGACCTGACCCCGGACGGCGTCGTCGCCGGGTCGCACCGCAAGGCGTGGTGGCGCTGCTCAAAGGACCCCGAGCACGTCTGGCAGGCGACTGTCGTGGATCGGACGACCAGGGGGATCGGCTGCCCGAATTGCGGCGGGCGGGTTGCGACGGCGACCAACTCGCTGGCGGGCCAGTTCCCCGCCGTCGCCGCCGAGTGGCATCCGACCAGAAACGGCGGCCTGACCCCGGATCGGGTGCTCCCCCGGGCGGGGACCAAGGTCTGGTGGACGTGCCCCGAGGGCCCCGATCACGAGTGGGAGGCGACGGTGGCCAACCGCACGTCCGGCCGCACGGGCTGCCCCTGCTGCGCCGGCCGGCACGCGTCGGTGACCAATTCGCTGGCCACGCTGCACCCCGACCTCGCGGCCCAGTGGCACCCGGAGAAGAACGGCGACCTGACGCCCGACCGGGTGGTGGCGGGCTCGAACACGCCCGCCTGGTGGACGTGCCCGGAGGGGCCGGACCACGAATGGCGTGCCTCGCCGGCCAACCGGACGAAGCTGGGGCGCGGCTGCCCATGCTGCGCCGGCCAGCGGGCATCGGCCGACAACTCCCTGGCGACCCGCTACCCCGAGGTCGCCCACGGTTGGCACCCGACCCGCAACGGTGACCTGACCCCGGATCGGGTCGCGGCGGGCAGCACGCGGCGGGCCTGGTGGCGGTGCTCGAAGGACCCGTCGCACGAGTGGGAGGCGATGATCTACACGCGGACCCTCGGCGACAGCGGTTGCCCGACCTGCAAGAAGGGCTGGACCGTCGGGGCGATCCGGGGCCTCGTCGCCTCGCTGGTCGAGCACCTGTCGGCCTTCACTCCCGCCGAGTTGTACCTGCTGTTCCAGCAGAACGGCCTGATCGGGAGCACCGGCAAGGGCAAGGCGTTCGCCGACGCCCTGGCCACCGGCCGGTTCCCGGCCGACGAGTTGGGCAAGTTCGTCCGGAGCGAGCCGTCGCTGGTGGACGAGTTCCTGGCCGATCCGACGCGGTCGCTGGGCGACGGGGAGCCCGAGGACGAGGACGGCGAGGCGCGCGCCCTGGCCGTGCTGCCCGAGGGCTCGATCGACGGCACGGACGGGCCCGCCGCAACGTCGGAAGCCGAGGGGCTGCCGACGATCGAGACGAGCCGGGTGCTCGCGGCCCTGGACCACGCCGTCGTCTCCTCGGCCGACGCCGAGGCGGTCGAGTTCCTCGTCGCCTCGGGCGTGGCCAAGCTCTGGGCCCACGCCTTCCTCGATGAGGACGAAGCCGTCGCCCAGGCGGAGGACTTCCACGGCGGCGCGTTCGCCGAGCGGGTGAAGGGGCGCTTCCTCGACGAGCACCGCCGCGCCCGCAACCTGGCGATCCCCGAGGGGTATGCCTTCGCCCTCGACGGCCGCCCGGTGGCCCCGAACCTGATGCAGCGGCTGGTGGCCGTGCAGGTCCGCGACGACCGCCGCGTGGGCAACTGGTCCGGCACTGGCGCCGGCAAGACCCTCTCGGCCGTGCTCGCCTCGCGGGCCGCCGGCTGCCGCACCACCGTGGTCTGCTGCCCCAACGCCGTCGTCGAGGGCTGGCGCGACGTGATCATCGCCGCCTTCCCGGGCAGCCTGGTGGCGATCAAGACTTTCGAGCCCGGCTGGCCGGCCGGCGACCAAGGCCGCCCCCGCTACCTGGTGCTCAACTACGAGATGCTCCAGCAGCCCGACTCGGCCGCCCGGGTCGGCGACCTGATCGGACGCGGACCGATTGACCTGGTGATCATCGACGAGGTCCACTTCGCCAAGCAGCGGGCCGCCGAGGACATGACCCTCCGCCGCCGCAACCTCTTCGCCCTCATGTCCCTGGCCGCCGAGGACAACCCGGGCCTCCGGGTGCTGGGGATGTCGGCCACGCCGGTGATCAACAACCTCCAGGAGGGCCGCAGTCTGGTCGAACTGGTCACCGGGGCGGAGCACGCGGAGTTGGAGACCCGGGCCACCCTGCCCAACTGCATGCGGCTGCACCAGCGGCTCACCACGCTGGGCATCCGCTGGATGCCGCGCTGCGACGCCGTCTACCAGCAGGTCGAGGTCCCGGTCGATTGCTCGGCCTACCTGGACGAGATCAGGGCCCTCGGCCGCAAGAACGGCAACCCGTTGTCGCTGGAGCAGGTCCTCACCAGGGCCCGCATGCCGGTGATCCGCGCGCAGGTGCGGCCCAAGACGCTGATCTACACGCACTACGTCCAGGGGATCGACCGGCTGCTCTACGACGCCCTGGCGGCTGACGGCTGGCGGGTCGGCTTCTACACCGGCGACGACAAGTCGGGCCTGGAGGGCTTCGTCTCGGGCGACGTGGACGTGCTGATCGGCTCGGCGGCCATCGGCGTGGGGGTCGATGGCCTCCAGCGGGTCTGCAACCGGCTGATCGTGGCCGTCCTGCCCTGGACAGGCGCGGATTTCGAGCAACTCAAGGGCCGGGTGTTCCGCCAGGGGCAGCGCCAGGGCTCGGTGACGATGGTCCTGCCGATCACCTACGCGGAGGTCGGCGGTCAGCGGTGGTCGTGGTGCGAGTCGAGGTTGAACCGGCTTCGCTTCAAGAAGTCATTGGCCGATGCGGCGGTCGATGGCGTGGTGCCCGAGGAGCCCCTGCGCACCCCGGCCCAGGCATACCAGGACGTGATGGGCTGGCTCGATCGGCTCGACTCCGGCCAGGTCGAGGCGATCACCCGCACCCCGATCCGCGTGCCCCTTCCCCCGACTGACGAGACTGGCGTGCGACGCCGCCGGCACGGCGACTTCACGAAGATGAACCAGGTCTGGGGCCGGATGGCGAGCGACGCGCTGCACCGCCGGCTCCAGGCCGACCCCGGCGAATGGGCCCACTACCACGCGATGTACCGGGCGGCCCGCGAGGACTGGGCCATCGTTCCGGCCGAGGAGTTGATCCGCTGGTGCCGCCGCCGGAGCGGCTATGTCATCGGCGACTTCGGCTGCGGGGAGGCGATGCTGGCCAATGCCCTCTCCGACCTGCACGTGGTCCACAGCTTCGACCACGTGGCGATCGACGACTCGGTGGTGGCCTGCGACATGGCCCATGTGCCGCTGGAGGACGAGTCGTTGGACCTGGCGGTCTTCTCGCTCTCGCTGATGGGTGCCGACCCGACGGGCTACCTCCGCGAGGCGCACCGGACGCTCAAACTCGACGGCGAGCTTCACGTCGTCGAACCGACCTCCCGCTTCACCGACCGGGACCGCTTCACGCGGGACCTGACCAGGCTGGGCTTCGACGTGGTGCGGGTCGAGGACTGGTGGAAGTTCACCCACATCCGGGCCTTGAAGACGGACGGGACGCCGCAGGACGGAGCCGCGATCACATTCTGA
- a CDS encoding ATP-grasp domain-containing protein — protein sequence MTRMESGDSGARRERSVLVHEFVTGGGLAGAELPPSLRAEGDAMRRALAADFARVPGVRVVMTLDARSPHEPGPWDLVRVGPGQEPGAFARLSGDADYTLVIAPETGGILFDRARILDRLGARSLGCTPASIADAGNKLVAFDRFLAAGVRTPPTRAVSPRDAWPRRVDFPTGGPAAPPSAAGPLDGPATTRAAEAEVGHPAVLKPVDGAGSTHTFLLEGEADWPDPGWSPEVALLQPRVDGDLRSASVLVDREGRPHVLGFASQRTAVDRGRISYEGGIAPLRFGEGELRMVSRVVRALPGLRGWVGIDFVDDGTGMPVVLEVNPRPTTSVVAFLDLLGPGTLATAWLALFEDAPKDLLAGLFRRIRSRLDSPIAFDPDGSIHPLPEGARP from the coding sequence ATGACCCGCATGGAATCGGGGGACTCCGGCGCACGTCGGGAACGATCGGTCCTGGTCCACGAGTTCGTCACCGGGGGGGGCCTGGCCGGGGCCGAACTCCCCCCCTCGCTCCGGGCCGAAGGCGACGCGATGCGGCGGGCCCTCGCCGCCGACTTCGCCCGCGTCCCGGGCGTCCGGGTGGTCATGACCCTCGACGCCCGGTCGCCCCACGAGCCGGGGCCCTGGGACCTCGTCCGGGTCGGGCCCGGCCAGGAGCCCGGGGCCTTCGCCCGGCTCTCGGGAGACGCCGATTATACACTGGTCATCGCCCCGGAGACGGGCGGAATCCTCTTCGATCGGGCGAGAATCCTCGACCGGCTCGGCGCCCGGTCGCTCGGCTGCACCCCGGCCTCGATCGCCGACGCCGGCAACAAGCTGGTGGCGTTCGATCGGTTCCTCGCCGCCGGGGTGCGGACCCCCCCCACCCGGGCCGTCTCCCCGAGGGACGCCTGGCCGCGCCGGGTCGACTTCCCGACGGGGGGACCGGCCGCCCCCCCGTCGGCCGCCGGTCCCCTCGACGGACCGGCGACTACCCGGGCGGCCGAGGCCGAGGTCGGGCACCCGGCCGTCCTCAAGCCCGTCGACGGCGCCGGCTCGACCCACACCTTCCTGCTCGAGGGGGAGGCCGACTGGCCCGACCCGGGTTGGAGTCCCGAGGTCGCCCTGCTCCAGCCCCGGGTCGACGGCGACCTCCGGAGCGCCTCGGTGCTCGTCGACCGCGAGGGGAGGCCGCACGTCCTGGGCTTCGCCTCCCAGCGGACGGCCGTCGACCGGGGCCGGATCTCTTATGAAGGGGGGATCGCCCCGCTCCGCTTCGGCGAGGGGGAACTCCGGATGGTCTCCCGGGTCGTCCGGGCCCTGCCGGGCCTCCGCGGATGGGTGGGGATCGACTTCGTCGACGACGGAACCGGGATGCCGGTCGTGCTGGAGGTCAACCCCCGGCCCACGACCTCGGTCGTCGCCTTCCTGGACCTGCTGGGACCCGGCACGCTGGCGACGGCCTGGCTCGCCCTCTTCGAGGACGCCCCGAAGGACCTGCTGGCCGGGCTGTTCCGTCGGATCCGGTCCCGGCTCGACTCGCCGATCGCCTTCGACCCCGACGGCTCGATCCACCCCCTGCCCGAGGGAGCCCGACCATGA
- a CDS encoding amino acid kinase family protein encodes MGSRPADPPSRPTARGGPSPASLPPSPGPLPIHAFPPPIVVKVGGSLLDWPGLPDALPALLGSLANPRAVLVVGGGSIVDMLRRLDRTHRLGEERSHALALRAMDLTAQLLAALVPGLAVVDEVDALGPSWGRGEIPVLAPRRTLDAEDRSSADPLPHHWDVTSDSIAARLAVRLGAPGLVLLKSASAPPGLDREGAAALGLVDPGFPAVSRSIPRVTLINLRDPDSPPAPLP; translated from the coding sequence ATGGGGAGTCGCCCGGCTGACCCGCCGTCCCGACCGACGGCCCGAGGCGGCCCGTCACCGGCGTCCCTTCCCCCGAGCCCTGGCCCCCTGCCGATCCATGCCTTCCCCCCCCCGATCGTCGTCAAAGTCGGCGGCAGCCTGCTCGACTGGCCCGGCCTGCCCGACGCCCTCCCGGCTCTCCTCGGGTCCCTCGCGAACCCCCGGGCGGTCCTGGTCGTCGGCGGCGGGTCGATCGTCGACATGCTCCGACGGCTCGACCGGACGCACCGCCTCGGCGAGGAGCGGTCGCACGCCCTGGCCCTCCGGGCGATGGACCTGACCGCCCAACTGCTCGCCGCTCTCGTGCCGGGCCTGGCGGTCGTCGACGAGGTCGACGCCCTAGGACCGTCCTGGGGACGGGGAGAGATCCCCGTGCTCGCCCCCCGACGGACCCTCGACGCCGAGGACCGATCGTCGGCCGACCCCCTGCCCCACCATTGGGACGTGACCAGCGACTCGATCGCCGCCCGGCTCGCCGTCCGGCTCGGCGCCCCCGGGCTGGTCCTGCTCAAGAGCGCCTCCGCCCCCCCCGGGCTCGACCGGGAGGGGGCCGCCGCTCTCGGCCTGGTCGACCCGGGCTTCCCGGCCGTCTCCCGGTCCATCCCCCGGGTCACCCTGATCAATCTCCGGGATCCGGACTCCCCCCCTGCCCCCCTCCCCTAG